CAAGACTCCAATATCATGATCATGCTCCAGCTCATTCCCAAATCTCAAATAAGTGCTTCATTGTGCCCATTCCAGTCTCTTCGAGCCCTGCCTCATCACTGTGTCCTCCCAGACACAAAACAACACAAAACAGAGAAAAacgactcgatctagacctagaTGAAGGAACCATAGTTTGACGTATGATCCATTTGCCCGTGACCCATTCCGGATGCCAAAtaagtacatacaaaaatcacaaGTGCCTATTGCAAGGGTTCGAAACTTACTTGCAAATTCGACGATCaaagactccagtgttgatcttccaacttgttcccacgatAGAGCtcgacgttgggtggcaacgtgCTTCAAGCCCTCTCCCTCAAAGTTGGCGTCTACACACTCTCTCAACCTTACATTCACGTGTgtgatatattattaattaggtttagggttgtcttattacttatactaggtattagacatacctaaataataagcccaaaacataattaaatcaaaccaagcccaaaggcttaagagaGGAGGGGACGCCCACTTAAGGAGTTGgacctttattgggccaagcggggatctactagcttgaataaagtttagcctcccagtgctcgatttttctatccagcccagaataaaatcgagacacaagtattaatttattccactagaaaattaatactgaattacctctttattctttaggtgagtcggggctagtattagacttaattaatctccgtgtttaagatatccaatatccattaattaattaattcctctaacgatcaattaattaattaattagtcgtttaacaATAAATGACATCTCGAGTgataccacttaaacttattatcgtatcggaactaattccacctgcagggtttaatacgataaacttattaagttcatcgagaggatattatcatcttgttattagcaggacacggttccttattgcaatataatcgcatgtcgaataataattgctatcaccaaaagtatcgagtatattgagcttcaagagaactcttacccatgataaatcaaagcaatagtcaatctattattcacaccgattaatccaactaaggttatgactatttaagtcgccgagatcttgattcttaattagtcagaatataagaattcatctcattgtgatcctgttcaatacacgaaggtactagcataaataaatagccaagacaaactatttatccatttatgttacaatctaaaccagcaattcgcccatagttgcctcgattgtgaactcaatttatatctcaactttttccaattatatgatcttttgtgatctacaacacaccatataatctatagtatgagataaattggactataataggattatgcaataacaatatttcagatagaagaatcacagtgaacaaaggaatcaatgtatacaagcataaagtcttgctttcagtatacaacccttcaccAGATACGGCACAAAAAAGAGCACAAAACTTGGGCTCATCAAACGCACACACTTTAACcatgcttgtcctcaagcatgCACGTTCAACTTGCCCAAAACGACAAAACAAAGGCTCAAGACACACAAAATTATCATACACAAGAAAAATAATTCACAAAGAGCATGGAGATGTCAACAAGTAAAATCGAACAAGAAAAATGAGGAAGATTTGAGAAAAATGAGAATAGAGAAATTACATGATGCCACATGGATGGAAGAGAAATTAAAAGAATCCATTTTCATATTGTACATGAGATAATTGAAGTTAAAaaagattattaattaattatactatAATTTGACATAATACACTTTTGAAAAATTCCGAAATGGAGTCCCCaaagggacaccaagcggtgcgatctCCTGTCTTTGAACAATGAGGTCCcgagttcaaaccccactgctccctctccccaactcccccaaatgaaaaaaaaaatccgaaatgGAGAAAGTTGCAATTAAAACTTGTTGATGATCCATAAAACTTCATTTAATTTCCCATCAATAGAACAAGTACATATAGTACACTAATTACTAGTTAAAGGTAAAAATTTGTAGCCTCCTATACGATAGTAGTGAAGCGTGTCTTTTTTTAGttaaaatacaatatatatatatatatatatatatagagagagagagagagaagggttcaacagagaagctaaatattgtggagaatagagaattcgtaaaataaaaacgaacagatctataattttaatgaacagatcaatgtaccgcatgaacaacaatttgccccgggttcgaatcctgctggtggcgagtttttctatatttttactaaatacgtctgttcattagttatgttgatctgttcgtaaaatatatagatttgttcatgatgaataaaaagataattctctgttgaactcaaccctatatatatatatatatatatatagggagatgttcaaataagaaccactaataaaataagaacggagaaccattttaagccattcgatcatcaagatctacggtggatgcatcatcttggtggatggatgcaggtgctgggttcgaatcctgaagggagcaaaaaaattatttttttcggatgcattaaatttaatagcggatgcattaatttgtatagcaaatgcagtaattttattggttcttatgttctcacgataattgtggttctcactataaccgcaccctatatatatatatatatatatatatatatatatatatatatatatatatatatatatatccaagaCCCAATTGTATATACATACATCATATAGAATAcctaatttgaatttgattcGTCAAATATAAAAATCATGAACCCTGTGATACGTTTTATAAAGCATggtagttatattttattatttgaacaAGTTCATATAGATGTATCTTTTGcattaggggtgagcagaaaccaAGCCGATCGAAAAAACCGACCGAAAATAAGCCGAACCGATCGATTTACGGTCGGTTTTTTTGCTTTAATCGGTCGGTTcggcccattttttttttaagaaaattcgGTTTTCTCGGTCGGTTCGATTTTCCcaaattcggttcggtttttgaCCGAACCGAccgagtatatatatatattaatattttttaattttaaaatataaactacaCCTATCAAACCCTAATCTGccaatctctctctctgtaaCTTCCGCCTCTCCCACCCTATGACCCCAATCTGCCTTCCAACGCTAACCCCCAATCTGCcctcccccacccaccctcAATCAGCCTCCATCCTCCAATTACCGCAAATAGCGGTTGCGCCACCCTCCAAAGTTCAGACCACCGCCCTTGAGGGTACACATCGCGCCCAAAAATCAGGCTTCCCGACATCACCATGCCGGCGTTAGATCTGCGGCCATTCGCGCCTGAAAACAGGCTTCCCAACACCACCACGCCGACGTCATATCTGCAGCCCGCAGCTGCGCTGCTCTCCAGAGTCCAAACCATCTCTCTCTATCGCCGTCGACGCCTCCGGCCAGACCACCTCCCCCCCTTACAGAGTCTGCACCCTACGGCCCTACCTAGTCGAAGATGCGCCAGTCCAGACTCCAAACGGCCACAGCCGTCCGCCGTGCCAGAATCACACTCTTCCGCCGCGCCAGAAACCTCCATCTCCGGTTGATTTGGATATTTGTAATATTGATTTGGATTGATTTGGATAGTTGAATCTTGGATTTGGATTGTCGGTCGGGGCAGTTCGATCGGCCGAAAACCGAACATTGATCGGTTCGGTTGTAAACCGGTTAGAAATGTTCACGTCGGTCGGTCGGCCAATTTTTTTCAGACCGATTGGTCGGTTCGGTTTGTAAAAAAACGGTCGGTCGGAGCCggccgatgctcacccctatttTGCATACTCAACTATGCGTATAAGTGATACTGAAATAAGAGAACTCAAACAGAGAAATATTATTGGACAAGTAATTATAAATGATATTCAAGATGCAATGTATTTCAACTTATTTGTAAGACTCGTTGTTACTTGAGCGGATGCTTGACCTTTTCTACTTGTTTGGGGTTATAAATTTGTTAAACAAATTATTGACCTATATTTGGGAAATAATGCTTAGGTTGTAAAACATTGACACTAACCTATGCCACAACACATTAAGAATATGAAACATAAAAAAAGGTCGATTCGATtctatataaattattgaatttttaataaatttttattttacatattaataaattttgtattaaaattattaaattcttgattttctttttttgtaattttgcaTACTCATGGAATTTTGGGGTGATGAAATGACATAGATATGCCTGcataacataaaattaaaagcccaaaaTTTCTTTTATCCTTATTTTGGCTCCTCCATTCTCTAATTATTTAATCGAAATTGGAGCAACAAAAGAGTTTTCATCGATTTCTTGGATTTCCTTCTTGTAGATTTATCTACTCTCGCTTTCTCTTGATTTAATGCCACGATTCTTTATTTATGCCATAATTTAGTAAAACATTAAGTTTAAACGCAAATGCCGTCACTTTAATATGCCCAAATCGACGTTGTTTTATTAATCAACATATTTTGACACGTAGGTTGCAACacaaaaaaatggccaaaaagTAGACGAGTATGCAAAATctgaaaaatttaataattaagtaattttaatacaaattttaaaattgatgtgcaaaatgagaatttttttaaaagttcaCTAACTTATATGCACTTAACCCAAcataaaattagaaaatgaatACGAACAATCAGTTATTTTAATATCATATTTACttagatatattaaattttttaaaaatatatatatgatttatgGTAGAAGGGGAAACTTATGGTAGGAGGGTTAAATTTTTTCAATAGTTTATTACACTTTTAATAGGTTACTACTAATCCTTAATTTTTACTCGTTTTCAGTTGTTCATAACAATAATTTGATTTAAAGTATATTTGCAGGTGTGTTAATACGATTATCTTTCttgaaaataagaaaagaaaaaaaaaacatctttGTTGTGCAACAAGGTACAATTCCTAAAAATGTAGTACTCATTTCGtttcattttatttgattttttttttttttgagttatttcatttaatttgacaagtttttttttttgagtaataaaattttattataataaatactccctccgtccccaaaataagttcatctttgggacggcacgggttttaaggaaaagtggtaaagtgtattgatagtgaagaaaaatatgttatacggagtaattagtattgagagtggtgaaaagatgaaaaagtgttataattagtattgagagtggtgaaaaagtgaaaagtaaaaataaataaagtattattagtggtggggtagttgtccaaaaatggaaagaaagaaagaggaacttatttgggggacgtcccaaaaaggaaaaagatgaacttattttagggacggagggagtatgaatttatatattttacattatgatttaattttttaataattgtatagaaaaaaaaattagataaaatGAAATGCGAAGGAcgaaaatatgataaaatatttgGCAGAGTGATATCACATTCACATGTGAGGCCCTGGTGGGGTCGTCCAACCAAAATAGCAGATGTTACCAAACAAAGGATCAATAATCATAGAGGTGCCCCGCGCCACGTGGACGCATCTGATGACCTGTAGTACCGTGGACCACTGATCTCTGAGCTGCTCAGCCCGTAGCCAACCAAAACCCGAAACAGAACACCACCCACGTGGTGGGGTGGGCCCCGGGCAGTGGCAATTACGTAATAAGTAGGAGTTGTGGGGGTCAAATTGGATGGGGCGGGAGATTTGTGAAATCTACGGCGGAAATTCTTTGCCGGGTTGATGTGGAGCCATCCCTGTTGCCTGCCGTGGAGCAGACAGCCAACCCAAATCCActtcttcatttttatttatccttaCGTTAGATCTAATGAATTATGATGTCAGATGTAGCCTTCattgtgtatttattttttgaccTAGTGGGGCCTTACTCCTTAGTTTTTGATGTGCATACTTCAATTTATGCTCTTGTGTAAATTATtcacaaaatttaaattatttttttattttttttgacaaatccatcgtcaaaaaataatactctatctctctctctctctttctcaaatattttcctttatttttattttcgtcTTTCCACGAACatctttctaatttatttttaaaaataattttattaattaatggatCTATTTCTTCTTATCTTTAATTGATCCATTAATCATGGTTAATGGATCAATTAAAAACAATTACTAATCTTTATCTCaatttttagtattcatttgagagtgacacgagttttaataaagtgatttgATGCGTTGTCAGTAAAATAAGAGCctcatattttatgtgagtgttaaaataattaaagtggagcaaTGATGCctcctacttttactaaaaatagaaatggacaCTAAAATGTGGAACgaccaaaaaatgaaatatgaatACTATAAAAgctgagatggagggagtatcattttttctaatttgtggGACTCATTCTTCACTCATTTACACTATTAACTTATATTAAAACCTGTGTCGCCTCCCCTTAAGAAGATGTTTCAAAGACAAAAAGagtacataaattttaataaaagtaactGAATCTCACGTTTTGTGAATAATATGGATAAAAGTggtttattatatataatagaaTTGCTAGGgttaaatttatttaactttattTTCAATAGGATTAGaagatatttttattaatatggtATCTATTTAATAAGAGATATTATTGTTAGGTAGATATATagtgttttcattgtaaaaGAGATTATTATAGTGAATTCACAATTGCAATTAATTAATTGCAATATAAATTCATTTCATTGTGTTTTTGAATGGGCAAGTacttttaatataaataaataacgtcATATATTATGAGATAGTTTCTataagggcaaaggtgcagattccCCCCTGTAGTACACCCtcctagagcttttagccccccaaactcggtcaaagcgcgttgacctccccaaaGTCCCGGAAGAAGGGTGCAATTAAGTCCAAACCCTTAACGGGCGTTTAACGCCGTTTAACGGTGCAATTTTTTATTCCCTCTCTCTAAACTCTTCGGCTTCACCGTCGGCAGCGCGGCGGAGCTTCCTTGGCCGGTGGCGACAAGGTCTCATCCGTCATATCCTCACCGAAGATCAGGTCTAATTCTCCGCCCTCGCACTCCAACACCTCGCGATCATCGGGCCGAGCCTCCTCGACGGTGTCGGTTTTGGGCGGCGTGAGGGCTGAGCCATTTCGATTTCATGTAATCGGCTTTCCGCCACGGCGCGATGTGCATCCCTTTCTTCTTCAGGCTCTGCCGCGCCGTCTAAATGACTATTGAATTGATTATCTAAAATTAGCTGAATTTAGGAGAAATTGGAGtattgaaaaggaaaaaagggggaaagtggAATTGAGAATTACCAGCTGGAATAGAGGGAGATTTATCCCATTTGGATTTGCAAAGAGAGGCGTTATCGGAGGGGTTGCCGAAGGAAGAATTAGCGGAAATCGAATCGGAGAAGAAATCGAGCTCGTCATCGGAGCTATCGTTGCTGTTGCCGTTGAAGCAATTGCAGCGGTTGCGCGCGGGCGCATTTCGCGGCGGCAGAGGAAGGCTTTTCGTTGGCGGTGGGGCCCAgcgaaaataataataataaaaaaaaatttgaagacGGCGTTAAACGCCCGTTAAGGGTTTGGACTTAATTGCACCCTTCTTCCGGGACtttggggaggtcaacgcgctttgaccgagtttggggggctaaaagctctaggggggtGTACTACAGGGGggaatctgcacctttgccctttctataaatagagcgagactattttttgtaaatgtcctaaataaaaaattaaactatttTTCCGGGATGAAATGAGTATAAGCATTGGTAAGATTTGAATATGTAATTCTCGGCCCCAAAAATCCTAATATATGTGTATGTAAATTAAATAGTGAATATGATAATAAAGCGTTATTTAATTAGTAAAACATTTTTCctcaaattattaaatttagatTAAAATCATTAGAGAAggaaatgaaaaattattattaaactttaaaaaataaatgaaattgtGAATATATCACGtacaaatttaataattgtaGCCTAAAAGATTAAGAagatacttcctccgtcccaaatATCTTGAGACACTTTTTTTTGGGCGTCCTACCTATCTTAAGATATTTCTTTATTTGGCAAgaattttatcttttatttaccttttactttttcacttacACAAAccattattttcataatttatgtGCCCAAAAAAAGGCCTTAAGATAGCCAGGACAAAGGGAGTATTAGATTTGTATAAAAATCTTTGTAGTTtgtctttaattaatttaactcttTAATTTAATACATGTACTTTAGAAAGTTGATTTCAATATGCAATAATCATTTTGCTTAACGAAATTATTTATAGGAGGAAAAGAATCTTAAGGTGCCAAAAATGCACTACGGGCATGTTTGTTTGTCAGGAAAGTAATCtgaattgagattgttattcccagGAAAATTATTCCATGGAAAATGAATCCTAATAGATTCATTATCCAGTGTTTGGAAATATCAAAACTAATTATTAGGATTCTGGattgtatcattaaataaatatatttaattaatatatgtaagaattaaagtgatatttacccttaattttcaataattcagaatataattttcgaggtttaaaaaattattttcagtaattcagaatataattgatagtgtgaaaataattcggggtttaaagtgatatttacccttaattttatagtaacaacaaagtacattattaagattaactaaatgatttataattctaaaattaaattcattttttttcttagataataataataataataataataataataataataataataataataataataataataagtatgattcataattctaagaattaaattatgatttcttaaaataattcacgaattaattaattaattaataataataataataataataataagtatgattcataattctaaaaattaaattatgattttcttaaaataataataataataataataataataattttcattttcattttataaaaaaataatattggatatatatgtaagtaagaatcctgagaatgaggaaaaagaatacctaaGAAAAACTAGGAATAAGAATCCTGGAAAGTTGTACTACTTTCCTTGTTTTCAGGATTCTGATTACTTTCTCTATCTGacaaaaatttaaccaaacacaggaatttaatattttggaatcagATTACTTTCCCAGGACAGAATCCGTGCCAAATAAACATGCCCTTCCATTAAAAGtgagttatattttattttgagttgtctcgttttcataaataaaatattttaactcataaaaaaaatgtaggCCTACCACTTTCAACACATTTATACATCctttttaattctcgtgctgaAAAGTTTTGAACCATTTATAGTGGAACAGAGAGAGTAAATATTTGTGTTTCACCGAATAATTGTGTTCCATTTTCAACTTCACTATTTTacaattatctattataaaaataaaaagtatcattatataataaactctaataatatttatttatcaataaaattaaaattttctaaaattatgtACCTTAACTTTGGATAAATTATCCCTAATAATCAATTATAATTCAgaagtttaaaaaataaatattaaaaataaggatagtgaattgtaattaattattttaaaattatacaaaattaaatttgaagggaaaaatgattaaaacaataaaagttAAACATGAAATAGGACACCAAAAATGAGATGATGATCTAGTGTGACTTTTTGTTACATGCATAGTTTATTGAAATTAGTATTCTAGTAATTTGATGTTTAAATTtctatttgatttaaataagtttttgaattatataattttgaattagaattacatgaggtatctaaatataatcaaataaggaaCTCGCACGCATGCGGAAATTCTACACCATATAAAAGTGAGAAAATAATCGCACGTAGGCGGGATCACTATCCATATAATAATGAAAATACTATACTGCACACATACGAGATTGAACCAAAGatctcttaaaaataatttttgaacgTCTTAACTTTGCTATTTGAGGTATAAGATTCGAAAACAACTACTTGTAATTGAATTGGAATATAAATATACTGATCCAATTGAAACGAACAAAAGTCAAAGAACTTGTTACAGAAcatagcccgaaaaataaatgcGAGGgtaaataaacattattgtCTCAATTTACACAAGAGATGTGTAAATGTAAAAGTAAAATACTCTTATATGGATACTTCATTTTTATCCTCACGCAAAGGTGAGGCTAAAATCCAATTCTGGAGAATAAATTAAGCAATGAAAGAGGTAGCTccagagaaagaagaaggaaaatTGCATTAAATATCAGTAACAACTTTTATTCAATTTATCAATAGAATGGAAAGGTGGAGATGGATTGTTAATTTACGAAaccaaaaatgaagaagaaaaaaaagggaGTTGGGGAAGGAGAGGTGGTGGCCCCACAAAAAATTTCCCGACAGGAAATGTCATCACGCCTCACCGGAAATACCCAACTCTGGTTAAGATGAGTAACCACGGTTGGCGCATTGCTAACTACCGAGACAACCAAATACACTGTGGGTTCTGCAGTGAAAAAGGAGACAACCTAGCCACGTTCTGTGAAACCGATACAAATTACATTTACaattcagagagagagagagagtctagagagagagagagagagagaggctgaGGCGTATGGTAAGCTGTTTCTTGGGATTCTGCAGCGCCGTTTCTCACGATCCCTTCCTCCCCTGATATGCGATATGCATTTTCCACCCAGATAGAGAACAAACACACTGAAAAGCAGAATTTaccactttttttcttttgatttttatacTGGGAAGTTGGTAGTTTCCGGCGGTGGTAACGAGCAGGGGTTTTTGCAGAGTGAAATAAGCGAATTTGGTGCAGTGTTTGAGGCGGCATAGTCTGATTTCCTGGTCTTTTTGACATGGGATTTGGTTGAATTTCAAAAAGATTGAATTTTTTGGACCAAAAACGTGTAGTCATGGCAAACAGAGTGTCCTTGTCTCAGCAGCAGTACGGTGGTTTTCCAGCTGAAGGTCAAACTTTTGAAACGACCCTTCATTCATCTTCGTCTAATTTATCTACCCATTACTTTTTTGaaatattgattttattttttttgcccTTTTTGCTGAAATTTTAGGAGGTGGAGGAAAAGATATAATGTATGAAGAATTATGGAGGGCTTGTGCAGGCCCTTTGGTGGATGTTTCACAGGTTGGAGAGAAAGTTTACTATTTTCCACAAGGTCATATGGAACAAGTGAGTTTCTGTTTGAAATTTTGCTTCCTATACATGAAAAAAAGATTGGGATATTTGTGTGATTCTGATAATTGTTTGGAGTACTGGGCTTTAATTTGAAGTTTCTTAAATTTATGTTAGGGATTCTTTGTTGGGTTTAATCTGATGTTTACATGTGGTTTTTTAGTTGGAGGCTTCAACTAATCAAGAACTGAATCAAAGGATACCAATGTTCAATCTACCCTCAAAGATCCTTTGCAGTGTTTTCAACATTAATCTGCTGGTATGTTTCCCTATTTAACTTTCTATGTTTGGCGATTTATTGGAATTTATGAATGCCTTTTCTGTTTGGGGATTAATACTCTCTCTTTGCTTTAGAAGATGTAGAGTTGTGTAAACTTGAAGAGTTAGTGAATGAATTTTTCTTCTATGTAGGCTGAAGTAGACACTGA
The genomic region above belongs to Salvia miltiorrhiza cultivar Shanhuang (shh) chromosome 5, IMPLAD_Smil_shh, whole genome shotgun sequence and contains:
- the LOC131026017 gene encoding uncharacterized protein LOC131026017, with the translated sequence MPPQTLHQIRLFHSAKTPARYHRRKLPTSHLPLPPRNAPARNRCNCFNGNSNDSSDDELDFFSDSISANSSFGNPSDNASLCKSKWDKSPSIPAGNSQFHFPPFFLFNTPISPKTARQSLKKKGMHIAPWRKADYMKSKWLSPHAAQNRHRRGGSAR